TAAAGCGCCTAAAGCAAGAAATTTGATTCTTTTCATAAATAATAATGTTAAAAGTTAAACAAAAAATTAGTATACAAAATCCATACGCCAGACATTAGCTGTACCTGTAGAAGAACCTCTTTGAGAAACAAAATAGATAGACTTTCCATCCCTGCTCCAAACTGGGCTTAAATCATCGGCTGCATGATGGGTCAGCTGTACCATTTGTGTTCCATCCACATGACAAGCGAAGAGATCTGTGTTGAAATATTTTAGATTGCCGTTCGTTATTGCATTGCTGCCTACAAATAGAATCCATTCTCCGTTTGGTGAAATACTTGGTGTCGTAAAACTGCGTGAAGGGTCACTGACTATACATTCTTCTATGCCTGTTTGATAATTCACTCGCCATATTTCACCGCGCCCTTCGGTATTAATCCTACAGCATAATACACTGCTTTCCCCTTTGATAGGACATGGGTTCAATCCTTTCGTATAGCTTGAAAGAAAGTTGCTACCAATATCATGACTCCAAATACTTGAGCCATTCTTTTCTACTCGTGAGAAAAATATATTCTTCATATCTGGAGAATATACTGGTGAGTAATCTTTGTTTCCACTAGTTATTTGACGGCAAACATATCCACTTGTGGCACTCGTTTGATATATTTGGCTCATTTTGCCGTTTGCTTCAGAAAAACAAATATTCTTGCCGTCTGGCGAATAAGTGAAATCTATTACGGTTTGCCTATTAGTCCTTTGAACGGATGCTCCTTGTTTGCCAATCTCTTTGATGAAAATGTTTGTTGTATTGCTGCGAAACGACAGATATGCCAACTGAGTTCCATCAATAGAAATATCAAGAATGCGGTTGGAAAGCCAATTGATGTTTCTACCTGTGCGTTTCACTTCTGGCATACAGACGTAGTCATTGTCTGTTGTGATTTGAGTAAAGTTTATGCCAGATTCTTCGTTCACCTGAACTACGGAATAATCCACCTGTGCATATAATCCACCTGGGATTAATGCAAACAGAAGTAATAAGTACTTGCTCTTCATTTTGCTTACTATTATTTGTTATGTTATCAAATATCGTAATGCAAAGGTCAGGGCATAAAGAATGGCGTGGCCATTCTTATGCACTTGACCTGAGGGGCGAGCTTAGGAAATTGGAACCCCTACGTAACAAATAAGAATGCTACCACGCCAATGGCGTGTGCATAGCTATGCGTTACGTGGGGAGTGCCATTGTCGTGGCTTCTTCCCTCTGCTTTTTAAATCGAACTATTCCAAATTAGGTTCCTAAGCTTCTTCAGTCAAGTGCGAAATAATAAGCTAATGCATCATTGAAAACGGATTTCTCCCCGATTTCGCTGCAAATGTATGTGTTTTTTTTGAATTCGCCAAACAAAAATGAAAAAAAGTTTATATTTTATTGATTGTTGTTTGTAAATATGAGCTGAGCAATCTTTAACTTCTTTGAAAGAGAAGTTTAACTTTGCTCGAAGAGATGTTTAACTTATCTCTGAGAAAAGTGTAACTTTGTCTAGGCAGAACTAAACTAAAAGGCAGCTGACGAATTATGATGTGGATAATTGGGGTTGATGGGCATGATGGGTCTAATGGGTTTAACGGGGATGATGGGTTTAACGGGGTTGATGGGTTTAATGGGGGTGTTTAATGGGCATTTTATAGTGTGTTGATGCTTCAGTGGGGGTGGTACGTTCAAAAAAGTGCGAATAAGTTTGGAGTTTTGAGTGCTTAACCGTACCTTTGCGTCATGAAGAATGAAAATAAAGAGTTCCTGAGGCAAGATAATAACTACCGGACGTTGAAGGCATTCCAGAAAGCGGAATGTATCTACGACGTTACATTCTATTTTGCCAATACGTTCTTAAAGGTGGGTGACCGCACTATCGACCAGATAATACAGGCTGCACGTTCGGGTAAGCAGAACTTAGCTGAAGGTAATATCGATGGTATCACCTCACGAGAAATGGAACTGAAGTTGACGAACGTAAACAGGGCTTCTTTACATGAACTGTTGCTTGACTACGAGGATTATCTGCGGGTGAGGGGTCTGGAACAATGGAGGTATGATGATCCACGATGCGTGCAGACACGTACGTTCTGTAAGACTCATCTCGACTCTGCCATTTTCAGAGAGAAAATTAAGGATCGTTCCGACGAGACTATAGCTAACATCGCCATCACGCTGATTCATCAGTGCGACATTCTTATACGTGGACTCATTGAGTGGAAAAAACACGATTTCCTTGAAAAGGGTGGTATCAAGGAGGAATTATATCAGGCACGGAAGGATTGGCAGAAGAGGAATGGGGCCTATGGGAAGATTCCGTATGAAGGAAGTGGGTTTAATGGG
This region of Prevotella sp. E13-27 genomic DNA includes:
- a CDS encoding four helix bundle suffix domain-containing protein translates to MKNENKEFLRQDNNYRTLKAFQKAECIYDVTFYFANTFLKVGDRTIDQIIQAARSGKQNLAEGNIDGITSREMELKLTNVNRASLHELLLDYEDYLRVRGLEQWRYDDPRCVQTRTFCKTHLDSAIFREKIKDRSDETIANIAITLIHQCDILIRGLIEWKKHDFLEKGGIKEELYQARKDWQKRNGAYGKIPYEGSGFNGSNGFNGFNGSNGADGPNGHFVKRPK